In the genome of Afipia felis ATCC 53690, the window CGGATTTGACGGCGCCTCCGCGCCTTGAGCAAATATGGGCGCTTTCGCGCCCACGGGAGATTGACCATGCTGCGCGACGACATCGGCAACGCCGTGAAAGAGGCCATGAAGGCCAAGGAGGAGCGCAAGCTCTCCACGCTGCGGATGGTGAATTCGGCGATCAAGAACGCCGATATCGAGGCGCGCGGGCAGGGCAAGCCGCCTCTGTCCGACGAGGACATCCTCGGCCTGTTGCAGAAGATGATCAAGCAGCGCCATGAATCGGTCGAACTGTACGACAAGGGCGGACGCGCGGAGCTGGCCGCGCAGGAACGCGAGGAGATCGCGGTGATCTCCGCCTATCTGCCCAAGCAGATGTCGGACGACGAGATGAAAGCCGCCATCGCCGCCATCATCACGGATACCGGCGCCGCCGGCATGAAGGACATGGGCAAGGTGATCGGCGCGCTGAAAGCCAAGTACGCCGGCCAGATGGATTTCGGCAAGGCGAGCGGGATGGTGAAGGCCGCGCTGACGGGCTAGTTCATTCGCCCGGGATTTTGATACCGAGTTTTTTGAGAGCCGCCAGCATCTGTGTTGGCGGCTCCATTTTGATCTGAAGCGGTTTTCCGGTCTCCAGCAGGCTCTTCATGCTGGAGAGGATCGCCGGCCAGCCGGTGCGCCCGCCGGAGAGAATGTCGTCGCTGATCGGACGGTCGTGAGACTGGGTCAGCGTCAATTTCACGCTCGCGCCAGCCTGTTCGATGTCATAAGTCACGAGCGCGGAGCCGAGCGCCTCGACGATCCCGGGCCAGTTGACGTCCCATGTGATCGTGAGTTTGCGCGGCGGATCGTACTCGAAAACCTTGCCGCTGATGTGTGTCGATCCGTCTGGCGCGCGCACGATGAAGTTGCCGCCGACCTTGCTGTCGAGTTCGACGGCAAAGCCGTGGAAGTACTGACGGCTGAATTCGGCGGACGTCAGCGCCTGCCAAACCTTTTCCGGCGTCGAGGCGATGTAGATCGCGTAGACGATTGCGGGTTTGAAGGCGCTGATATCCATGATGTCCTCACGCATGCTCGAAGGCGAGCGGCTTGCCGGTTTCGAGAATGCTCTTGAGGCTCGAGAGCACGAGCGGCCAGCCGGTCGAGATGCTCGGCAGCGTCTTGCTGTCCGCCGCGAAGCCTTCGTGTGTCACGGTCAACTTGACGCCGTCGTAGGACGGCTCGATGACATAGGTCACGCGCGAGGGCTTCTCTTTCCTCATGTCCTCGTCGAACACGGACTGCCAGCTATAGGCGAGCCTGCGCGGCGGATCGGATTCGAGGATGACGCATTCGTTCTTCACCTCGCCATCCCGGTCCATGTGCATGCGCGAGCCGACCTTCCAGTCGGACGTCAGGCTGCAGCAGTACCAGTATTTCTCGGTGAACGCCTTGTCGGTGAGTGCGTGCCAGAGCTTCTCGGGCGTGGTCTTGATGTAGGTGGTGTAGACGAATTCCGGTTTACTCATCACGCTTCTCCAGTTTTCGTTTCAGTTCGCTGAGGGCTTCGAGTTTTCCGTGCTCGAACTTCCTGATCCATCGTTCGCCGATCTGATGGATCGGCACGGGGTTGAGGTAGTGCAGCTTCTCGCGGCCATGCTTGATGGTGGCGACGAGATTGGCGTCTTCCAGAATCGCGAGATGTTTGGTGACGGCCTGTCGCGTCATGTCGAGGCCGTTGCAAAGCTCAAGCAATGTCTGACCGTTGCGGGCATGAAGCCTGTCGAGCAGCAAGCGCCGCGATGCGTCCGCCAGTGCCTTGAAGACCTCATCCATGCTGAGGATAATAGGCAACCAAATGGTTGCCTGTCAAGAGGCGTGATCTCTCATGCTGTCATCCCGCCGCAGGCGGGGACCCAGCGGGATTTCCGCGAGAACAGGTGGCTGTTGGAACGGGGACGCGGTGCGCGAAGGCGCTCAGAAACAGGAAGAAGAAACTCTGGCTCCCAGCCGGAGCCTGTCATCGGGTCGGCGGAGCCGGACCCGTTAGCGGGGACGGCGCGGGAAAATGCGAAGCGGCGTCCGCGCTGCTTATTTGAACTGCGCGCGGCACGCCGGGGTGAGGCGCTGTTTGTTGGCTTCCATGCAAGCAGTGATACGCCTAACGTTCGGAATGTACTCGCCGCAGAATTTCTTCGCATCCGCGCGGCAGGCGCGGCGCTGTTCAAGGGTGCCGGCCGCGTGCGCGGCGCCGGCGCTCATGAACGCCATCAGAGCGAGAGCGGCAAGGGACCAAATTCTGACTGCTGATAGCTTCATGGAATTCAGCTTTCTCTGTGTGGCCCAGCGTCAGCGTTTCACCATGCCCTGCGCCAGCAGGCGACCCTCGATTTCATGCAGGATACGCGCGAGCCGCTCGGCCCACTCGATCTGGCCGGCTTCTTCCGCAATCAGATCCTGCCGGATCTCGATTCCGGAATTGATCAGTCCTCTCCGCTCGCCATGCACGGGGATTGTGTAGTCGGTGGCGTCATTCACCGCGTAAGGCTCGTTGTCGCCGACCAGGAAATGGCCCTCGGCACGCAGCAGCTTGAGCAATAGCGGCGGCAGGCCGTTGCCGTTCTGGTAGAGCGTGCCGACATGCCAGGGCCGCGCGACGCCGGCATAGAGCGGTGTGAACGAATGCAGTGATATCAGAATGGTCGGGTGTTTTTTTTCGGCGCAGCGGTCGAGCACCTGCGCGATGCGCGCGTGATAGGGCGTGAAGATCTCGCGTCTGCGCGCGGTGATCTCGTCAAAATTCAGGCCGTCATTACCGGGAATATGCGTGGCCTCGCTGATGAGCGGGATCGAGCCCGGACTCTCGAATGGCCGGTTGCAATCGATGACCAGCCGCGAATATCGCTGTGCGATCAGATGTGCGCCGGTGGCCTCTGCCAGCCGCCGCGCGACACCGGCGATGCCGACGTCCCATGCGATGTGCCGCTCCAGATCGCTCTCCGTGAGGCCGAGACGGCCGAGACGCTCCGGAATGCGTCTGCCGTAATGATCGCAGGTGAGAAGAAAGGGAGATGTGCTTTCCGCGTTGTCTTCGCGCACGGGCGAGACTTCATCGGTATCGAGCAGGAGGGGTGAGACAGGTGAGTGCATGGGTCCCTCGTCAATCGCGCCGGGATAGTTCCCCCAGAAACAGTATAAGCGTGATTGCGGGAAAGCATAGACCGATCATTGCGACGCTGGCGTGGCCGCCATGGCTCACCGCCCAGCCGCTCAGGGCAGAGCCGATCGCGCCGCCGAGGAAGAACAGCGCGATGTAGAGGGCGTTGACGCGGCTGCGGATGTCCGCGCCGAGTCCGTAGATGGTGCGTTGCCCAACGAGCATATTCATCTGCACGCCTGCATCGAGAATGATGCCCGCGAAAACCCATAATGTGAGCGAATGGCCGCTAACCCAGACCAGCCCGAAGCCGATTGCGACCGCGACGATGGCGGCGAATGTCAGCGCATCGCCATGCCCCTTGTCGGCCAGGCGGCCCGCGACCGGTGCGATGAAGGCCCCGGCGGCGCCGCTCAGCAGGAAAAGCGATAGCATTGTATGGCTCAGCGAAAACGGCGGCTGCAGCAGAATCAGCGGCGCGGCCGTCCAGAACAACGAGAACGCGCCGTACATCATGCCCTGATAGGCGGTCCGCCGCTGCAGCTCCGGCGTGTCACGCAAGAGCGACCACATCGAGCCGAGCAATTTTCCGTAATTGAGCGTGTGCTCCGGCCGCCGTCGCGGCAACGTGATCGCGAGCATCGCCACGACACCGAGCATCGCCACCGCCGAGGCGAGATAGACGCCGCGCCAGCCGATGAAGCCCGAGACCAGCGTCGAGACCGGACGTGCCAGCAGGATGCCGAACAACAGCCCGCTCATCACCGTGCCGACGATCTGGCCGCGCTTGTGTTCGGGCGCGAGGTGAGCGGCGACCGGCAGCACCATCTGCGTGGCGGTCGCGGTGATACCGAGCAGCAGCGAGGCTGCGATGAAAACGGATGCCGTCGGCGCGAACGACGACAGAGCGAGGCTCGCAATCACCGCGCCTAGCGCCGTGAGAATGAGCGTCTTGTTTTCGAGCAGGTCGCCGAGCGGCGCGAGAAAGATCAGGCCGATCACGTAGCCGATCTGGATCATCGTCACGATCAGGCCGGATGCGGAAATATCGAGGTGAAAGGCCTCGCTGATCGGGCCGATCAGGGGCTGCGCGTAATAGAGATTGGCGACCGTGACGCCGCAGGCGATGGCAAATGACAGGATGATCCAGAATCCGGGATCGCTCGTTTCCGAGGTCGTCTTCATCAACAGCTTTCAGAGCGGCAGGACGGGACGCGCTCGATAAGCCATTGGAACAATTGATGCCAGTGAAATGCCTGTGAATAGCGGCGACAAAGGCAGCGGCTTACCCCCGGTTTTGGGAAAAGCCGTCCGCGTCCTATATTGATGGTCGGCTGACAGGACTCCATTCAAATCCATGCGCTTCACGCCCCAATTTCTCGACGATCTGCGCGCGCGGCTTCCGGTGTCGGAAGTCGTGGGCAAGCGCGTGAAGTTGAAGCGGGCGGGTAAGGAGTGGAAAGGGCTGTCGCCCTTTCATCAGGAGAAAACGCCGTCCTTCACGGTCAATGACCAGAAGGGTTTTTATCACGACTTCTCGAGCGGCAAGCACGGCAACATCTTCGACTTCGTGATGGAGACCGAAGGCGTCGGCTTCGTCGAGGCGG includes:
- a CDS encoding MFS transporter → MKTTSETSDPGFWIILSFAIACGVTVANLYYAQPLIGPISEAFHLDISASGLIVTMIQIGYVIGLIFLAPLGDLLENKTLILTALGAVIASLALSSFAPTASVFIAASLLLGITATATQMVLPVAAHLAPEHKRGQIVGTVMSGLLFGILLARPVSTLVSGFIGWRGVYLASAVAMLGVVAMLAITLPRRRPEHTLNYGKLLGSMWSLLRDTPELQRRTAYQGMMYGAFSLFWTAAPLILLQPPFSLSHTMLSLFLLSGAAGAFIAPVAGRLADKGHGDALTFAAIVAVAIGFGLVWVSGHSLTLWVFAGIILDAGVQMNMLVGQRTIYGLGADIRSRVNALYIALFFLGGAIGSALSGWAVSHGGHASVAMIGLCFPAITLILFLGELSRRD
- a CDS encoding N-formylglutamate amidohydrolase, giving the protein MHSPVSPLLLDTDEVSPVREDNAESTSPFLLTCDHYGRRIPERLGRLGLTESDLERHIAWDVGIAGVARRLAEATGAHLIAQRYSRLVIDCNRPFESPGSIPLISEATHIPGNDGLNFDEITARRREIFTPYHARIAQVLDRCAEKKHPTILISLHSFTPLYAGVARPWHVGTLYQNGNGLPPLLLKLLRAEGHFLVGDNEPYAVNDATDYTIPVHGERRGLINSGIEIRQDLIAEEAGQIEWAERLARILHEIEGRLLAQGMVKR
- a CDS encoding ArsR/SmtB family transcription factor, which codes for MDEVFKALADASRRLLLDRLHARNGQTLLELCNGLDMTRQAVTKHLAILEDANLVATIKHGREKLHYLNPVPIHQIGERWIRKFEHGKLEALSELKRKLEKRDE
- a CDS encoding SRPBCC family protein; this translates as MDISAFKPAIVYAIYIASTPEKVWQALTSAEFSRQYFHGFAVELDSKVGGNFIVRAPDGSTHISGKVFEYDPPRKLTITWDVNWPGIVEALGSALVTYDIEQAGASVKLTLTQSHDRPISDDILSGGRTGWPAILSSMKSLLETGKPLQIKMEPPTQMLAALKKLGIKIPGE
- a CDS encoding SRPBCC family protein, with protein sequence MSKPEFVYTTYIKTTPEKLWHALTDKAFTEKYWYCCSLTSDWKVGSRMHMDRDGEVKNECVILESDPPRRLAYSWQSVFDEDMRKEKPSRVTYVIEPSYDGVKLTVTHEGFAADSKTLPSISTGWPLVLSSLKSILETGKPLAFEHA
- a CDS encoding GatB/YqeY domain-containing protein, producing MLRDDIGNAVKEAMKAKEERKLSTLRMVNSAIKNADIEARGQGKPPLSDEDILGLLQKMIKQRHESVELYDKGGRAELAAQEREEIAVISAYLPKQMSDDEMKAAIAAIITDTGAAGMKDMGKVIGALKAKYAGQMDFGKASGMVKAALTG